GTGAGGCGGCCGTCGGCGAGGTACTCCTCGACGCTGGCCACGTGCAGGCGCAGGTTGTACTTCGCGACGACGTGATCGCGGAAGTCCAGCACCTCCTGCAGGTTGTGACCGGTGTCGACGTGCAGCAGCGCGAACGGTAGGGGAGCGGGCCAGAACGCCTTGATCGCCAGGTGCAGCAGTACGGTCGAGTCCTTGCCGCCGGAGAACAGAATGACGGGGCGCTCGAACTCGCCCGCCACCTCACGGAAGATGTGGATGGCTTCGGATTCGAGTGCGTCGAGGGTGTCGAACCGATCTGCATCGAGATGGGTCCGACCGACGGTGGCCGAGGTGAGGTCGAGTGTCATGAGGCGTGCAACCCGCATTCGGTCTTGGCCTTGCCGGCCCATCGACCGCTACGTGGGTCGGCGCCGGGGGCTGGTTTGACGGTGCACGGTGCGCACCCGATGGACGGATATCCCTCGTCGACGAGGGGATTGACCAGTATCGAATGTTCGTCGATGTAGGCCTGCATCTGCTCGTCCGACCACGGTGCGATCGGGTTGATCTTCACCAGGCCGAAGGCGTCGTCGAAAGAGATGAGCGGGGCGTTGGCCCGGGTGGGGGCCTCGACCCGACGGATGCCGGTGACCCACGCGCTGTAGTTGGCCAGCTCCTTCTTCAAGGGCGCGACCTTGCGCATCGCGCAGCAGCGATTGGGCTCGCGGGCGAACAGGTCCTTGCCCTCGATCGAATCCTGTTCTGCGACAGTCTTCTCGGCGCGGGCGTTGACGACATGAACACCGTAGACGGCCTCGACGGCGTCGCGCGTTCCGATGGTCTCGGCGAAGTGGTAGCCGGTGTCGAGGAACAGCACGTCCACACCCGGGTGAACCTGTGCAGCGAGGTGAACGAGAACCCCGTCCTGCATGTTGGAGGCAACGATGAAGTCGTTACCGAAGTTGTCCTCGGTCCACTGCAGCAGCTCCAGTGGGCTGGCCCCGTCGAGTTCGCGGGCACCGCGCTCGGCGATGTCCTTCAATTCCTCTACCGTCAAATTCAGCCTGGTACTCATCGCAAATCCGCCTCGTCTGCTCGCACGGCCCACTGAGCGAACCGTTCGCCGTCCTCGCGGTGCTTGTCGAAATTGCGCACCACTCTGTCGATGTAATCTCCCAGCTCGGAGCTGTTCACCTTGTGCTGGCGCAACTTCCGGCCGAACGCACTGTCCAGACCGAGGCTGCCTCCGAGATGAACCTGGAAACCCTCGATCTGATTCCCGGCTCCGTCGTCGACCAGAAGGCCCTTGAAGCCGATGTCGGCGATCTGCGACCGCGCGCACGAATTGGGGCAGCCGTTGATGTTGATCGTGATCGGCACGTCGAGCTTGCTGTTGATGTCGGACAAGCGCTCTTCGAGCTCCGGGACGAGAACCTGTGAACGCTTGCGGGTTTCGGCGAACGAGAGCTTGCAGAACTCGATGCCGCTGCACGCCATCAGGTTCTTACGCCAGTGCGAGGGCCGGGCAGGCAGGCCCAGTGCATCGAGGTCGGAGATCAGCTGCTCGAGCGTCTCGTCCGGAACATCGAGGACGATCAGCTTCTGGTACGGCGTGAACCGGACGCGATCCGACCCGGCCTTCTCGGCGGCGTCGGCGACGGCAGCGAGGATGGTGCCGGACACGCGGCCCGCGATGGGTGCAACACCGACGGCGTTGAGGCCGTTCTTGAGCTTCTGGATCCCGACATGATCACGGGGCCGAGCGGGCTTCTCGGGCGCCGGGCCGTCGATGAGCTTGCGGTGCAGGTACTCGTCCTCGAGGACCTGGCGGAACTTCTCGATGCCCCAGTCCTTGATGAGGAACTTCAGGCGCGCCTTGGTGCGAAGCCGGCGGTAGCCGTAGTCACGGAAGATCGAGACGACGCCTTCCCACACGTCGGGAACGTCCGCGAGCGGAACCCAGACGCCGACTCGCTGCGCGAGCATGGGGTTGGTGGACAGTCCGCCGCCGACCCACAGGTCGAGTCCGGGCCCGTGCTCGGGATGTACGACGCCGACGAATGCGCAGTCGTTGATCTCGTGCACCACGTCCTGCAGGCCCGAGATCGCCGTCTTGAACTTGCGCGGCAGGTTGGAGTACTCCGGCTTGCCGATGTAGCGCTCGACGATCTCGTCGATGGCGGAGGTGGGGTCGAGGATCTCGTCGACGGCCTCGCCCGCGAGCGGGGAACCGAGCACCACGCGTGGGCAGTCGCCGCACGCCTCGGTGGTCTTCAGGCCGACCGCTTCGATCCGACGCCAGATCTCGGGGACGTTCTCGACCTCGATCCAATGGAACTGCACGTTCTCTCGATCGGACAGGTCGGCGGTGTCGCGACCGAACTCTCGAGAGATTCCCGCGAGCACACGCAGTTGCTCGAGGTTCAGTGCGCCCGCGTCGCAGCGGATGCGCATCATGAAGTACTTGGCCTCGAGCAGGTCGATGTTGTCGTCACCGGTGAAGGTGCCGTCGTACCCCTGTTCACGCTGGGTGTAGAGGCCCCACCAGCGGAAGCGGCCGCGAAGGTCGCCCTTGTCGATGCTGTCGAAGCCCTGCTTGGAGTAGATGTTCTCGATGCGGGCACGCACGTTGAGCGGGTTGTCGTCCTTCTTGGACTGCTCGTTGGCGTTCAGTGGCTCCCGGTAACCCAGTGCCCACTGGCCCTCGGCTCGACGCTTGGTCGGCCGCGGTGTGCGCTCCCGTGGTGTGGCGGAGGCAGCGTCGGTGGTCGCGTCGCTGGTCGACGACATGCATTGCTCCTGCATCTTCTGTGCTGGCCGGCTTCCGTGCTGGCATTCTTCGGGTCGTCGCGCGAGGCGCTCGCGACACGAGTGGGAAGCCGGTGGATCGAATGGACGTGCTCGAAGGAGGCTGGGTCAGCAGCCGGTCGTGTGTCGACACGACGCGCTGCAGACACGGCCGAGATCGACATGGCGGCGCGCCACGAGTCGAATTCCTGAGTCGGTCACGGGTGCCATTGTGCCACGTCATCGGGGCGACGGAAGACCGCGGCGGCTATTTACCCCGATTTCGGGGTAAATAGGCTGGCAGGGCTGCTGCGATTGCTCTCGGCGGCGGGTGGGGAGAAGGCCCCGCACTCTCTGGGAGACTGGAGACCGTGAATACCGTCGTACCCGTCCCGTCCACCTTCGAGTTGCCGACCGAGGCGTTCGACGGCGTGGGGGACCGGGCGTTCGGGATCTACGTGCACGTTCCGTTCTGCGCCACGCGATGCGGCTACTGCGACTTCAATACCTACACGGCGGGGGAGCTCGGTACGTCGGCGTCGCCGCAGTCGTGGTTGGAGGGCCTACGCCGGGAACTCGACATCGCCGCGGGGCTGATCGGAGCGGAAACCGGTCGCGTCCCGACGGCCGACACCGTCTTCGTCGGCGGCGGCACACCGTCACTGCTCGGGGGCGACGGATTGGCCGACGTCCTGGGTGCGGTCAGGTCCAGTTTCGGTCTGACCGACGGCGGCGAGGTGACCACCGAATCGAACCCGGAATCGACGTCTCCGGAGTTCTTCGACCGACTCCGCGCCGCAGGTTTCACCCGGGTCTCGCTCGGAATGCAGTCCGCCGCACCGCATGTGCTCGCAGTTCTCGATCGCACCCACACACCGGGTCGAGCGGTCGCTGCGGCGAAGGAGGCTCGCGCGGCCGGGTTCGAGCACGTCAACCTCGACCTCATCTACGGCACTCCGGGCGAGCGAGACAGCGACCTCGATCAGTCTCTTGCCGCCGTGCTCGCGGCAGGCGTCGACCACGTCTCGGCGTACGCGCTGATCGTCGAGGACGGCACGGCCATGGCCCGCAAAGTGCGCCGCGGTGAGCTGCCCGCCCCGGACGACGACGTGCTGGCGAGTCGATACGAACGTATCGACACGGCTCTGAACGCAGCAGGCCTTTCCTGGTACGAGGTGTCGAACTGGGCCACCGATGCCGACGCGCAGTGCCGCCACAACATCGGCTACTGGGACGGCGGCGACTGGTGGGGCGCGGGTCCGGGCGCACACAGCCACATCGGCGGCACCCGGTTCTGGAACGTCAAACACCCGGCGGCATACGCCGATCGCCTGGCCACCGGGGTACTGCCGGTGCACGGCAGCGAATTACTCAGCGCCGAGGATCGACACCTGGAGGAGCTGATGTTGACCGTCCGACTCCGCACGGGAGTGCCGGTGAGTGTGCTCGGGCCGGCCGAGCGCACCGCTGCCGAACAGGCGGTCGTAGACGGGTTGATGTCGGCGCAGGGTGACCGTCTCGTGCTGACCGACCGAGGACGATTGCTCGCCGACGCGGTAGTGCGCAGCATCGCAGCGGCGTAGCGCAGACCTACTCAGGCACTCAGCGTTTCCAGGACCTTCGTACCCTCAGGCACTCAGGGCGTCGTAATCGAACACTCTGGCGTGCAACACTGTTCGGTTCCGCAGTGCTGCACGCACGGCTCGGTGCAGACCGTCTTCGAGATAGATGACGCCGCGGAACTGCACGGCGTGGGGGAAGAGATCGCCGTAGAAGGTGGAGTCCTCGGACAGCAATCGGTCGAGTTCGAGCACCTTTGTCGTGGTGACGATCTCGTCCAAACGTAGCTGGCGTGGCGGGATTCTCGACCAGTCGCGGATGGACAGACCGTGCTCGGGGTACGGCTTGCCGTCACGAACACCCTTGAAGATCATCGCGAGGCCTGAGCCGCTGGATCGAATCGAAAGAACGTTTCCACCCGGACCACAGTAAGGCCTTGCACGAGCATGCGTGCCTCGGCTACTAGACTCGAGCGACGATTGGAAACGAGAACGGAGGTGGGCACCGATGTCGAGCACCGACGACAGGCGGTTCGAGGTTCTACGAGCGATCGTGGCGGACTACGTGTCCACCCAGGAACCCGTCGGTTCACGGGCGTTGGTCGAGCGACACAACCTCGGCGTGTCGAGTGCCACCGTGCGCAACGACATGGCTGTTCTCGAGGCCGAGGGGTACATCGCTCAACCGCACACCAGCTCCGGTCGGGTACCGACCGACAAGGGGTATCGCCAGTTCGTCGATCGGATCGCCGACGTCAAGCCGCTGTCGGCGGCCGAACGCCGGGCCATCCTGGAATTCCTCGAGAACGGCGTCGACCTGGACGATGTTCTGCGGCGCGGCGTCCGACTGTTGGCTCAGTTGACCCGTCAGGTTGCCGTGGTGCAGTACCCCACACTGTCGGCGTCGTCGGTTCGGCATCTCGAGGTGGTGGCGCTCACCCCGGCTCGGTTGCTGCTGGTGCTGATCACCGACTCGGGGCGGGTCGATCAGCGCATCGTCGAGCTCGGTGACGTCCTCGACGACGAGAATCTGTCGCAGCTGCGTCGCCTGCTCGGCAGCGCGTTGGAAGGAAAGCGACTGGCAGCCGCGTCCGTCGCGGTGGCCGAACTCGCCGAGAACGCTCCGGCCGGGCTCCGGGACGCCATGATCCGTTCGGCCACGGTGCTGGTGGAATCGCTGGTCGAGCACCCCGAGGAACGCCTGGTACTCGGCGGAACGGCGAACCTGACGCGCAACGCCGCGGACTTCGCCGGCGACGCGGGGTTTCCCGGATCGCTCCGAGCGGTACTCGAGGCGTTGGAAGAGCAAGTGGTGGTGCTCAAACTGCTCGCAGTGACGCAGGACACCCGCACCGTGACCGTGCGGATCGGTGAGGAAACGCAGGTCGAGGAGATGCGTGGAACGTCGGTGATTTCCACCGGCTACGGGTCGGCTGGCATGGTCCTCGGAGGAATGGGTGTTCTGGGGCCGACCCGGATGGACTACCCAGGAACAATTGCGTCGGTCGCCGCGGTTGCCAGGTACATCGGCGAGGTCCTGGCCGAGCGCTGAGACGAGCGAGAACCGATCGAAGACCGGCAGCGGGGGCACGGGCCGCCGGCACGCAGCATCAACGAACGAGATTCATCTTCTAGGACGAAAGAGACGACGTGGCACGGGATTATTACGGGACTTTGGGCGTCGGCCAACAGGCGACTGACCAGGAGATCAAGCGCGCCTACCGAAAGTTGGCGCGAGAACTGCACCCGGACGTCAACCCGGACGAGGCCGCACAGGCCCGGTTCAAGGACATCTCCACCGCCTACGAGGTGCTCTCCGATCCGGAGAAGCGTCGCATCGTCGACCTCGGCGGCGACCCGCTGCAGCAGGGCGGCGGAGGCGGCGGCGGTGGGTTCGGTGGAGCCGGATTCGGCGGTGGCCTGGGGGATGTGTTCGAGGCATTCTTCGGCGGCGGTGCCGGTGGGGCCCAGCGCGGGCCCAAGGGGCGTGTGCAGCCGGGAGCCGATTCGCTGCTACGGACCAAGCTGACCCTCGACGAGTGCGCCACCGGCGTGACCAAGCACATCACCGTCGACACCGCGATTCTGTGCGACCTGTGCACCGGCTCGGGCACCAACGGCGACTCCAAGCCGGTTCGGTGCGAAACCTGCGGCGGTGCCGGTGAGGTGCAGTCGGTGCAGCGCTCGTTCCTCGGCCAGGTCATGACCAGCCGTCCGTGCCCCACCTGCCGCGGTGCAGGCGAGACCATTCCCGATCCTTGCCGCAAGTGTGGCGGCGACGGGCGGGTGCGCTCGCGTCGCGACATCTCGGTCAAGGTTCCCGTCGGCGTGAGCAACGGCATGCGGATCCGTCTTGCTTCGCAGGGTGAGGTCGGCCCGGGCGGTGGCCCCGCGGGAGATCTGTACGTGGAAATCGTCGAACAGCAGCACGAGGTGTTCGTCCGCGACGGCGACGATCTGCACTGCACCGTCCGCGTTCCGATGGTCGACGCCGCACTCGGCACCTCGGTGAACATCGATGCGATCATCGATGGGCCCACCGAGATTTCGATAGAACAAGGCACACAACCGAATTCGACGACCGTGTTGCGCGGGCACGGTATGCCCAAGCTACGTTCCGGTATTCGCGGTGACCTGCATGCCCACCTCGAGGTCATCGTGCCGACCAAGCTGGACAGCAAGCAGACCCAACTGCTCGAACAGCTCAAGTCGATGAGAGATCGCGACTCGGCCGAGGTCGTCACCACCGGTTCCGCACACAGCGGTGGACTGTTCTCGCGGTTGCGGGAAGCGTTCAGCGGTCGTTGATCCATGGCCCCCACGGTCTTCTATCTCTCGCCGCTGCCGAAGGTCGGCGACATCGCCGTCCTCGACGGTAAGGAGGGGCATCACGCCGCGACGGTGCGACGCATTCGCGTCGGAGAGCGGGTGCTGCTCGGTGACGGAGCGGGCGGCTTGGCCGATACGGTCGTCGCCGCAGCGGAGAAGAACCGACTGGAACTGACCGTGCAGTCGCGCAGCGAGATGCCGCGTCCCACTCCGGTGGTGACGCTCGTGCAGGCATTGCCGAAGGCGGACCGATCGGAACTCGCCATCGAGCTGGCCACCGAGGCAGGCGTCGACGCTGTTGTGCCCTGGCAGTCCGCGCGCTGCGTCGCACGGTGGGAGGGCCCGAAGGCGACGAAGGGCGTCGCAAAATGGCGGAGCACCGCAGCGGAGGCAGCCAAGCAGTCGCGTCGGGCATTCATCCCCGAGGTCTCCGACCTGCACGATTCGCGTGCCGTGTATGCCCTGGTCGGCTCGATCGTCGCGCGCGGCGGGGTTGTTGCCGTGCTGCACGAGGGTGCCACCTCGGCGTTTCGGGACCTGCCGTTCGATTCGGTTCCCGAGGTCGCGCTCGTGGTCGGCCCCGAAGGTGGCCTCGACGACCGCGAAGTTGCTGCCCTCACCGAAGCCGGGGCAACCCCGGTCGTGCTGGGACCGACGGTGCTGAGGACGTCGACGGCAGGAGCCGTGGCACTCGGCGCGCTGGGGGTGCTCACCTCTCGCTGGACGCAACTTCCCCCGGATTTTCGGAACGCATGAGCGCACGGATCAAGATTGCGTACGGCGATCATGCTGAGCAATTCGGCCATCTCTACCTGCCGCCCGAGCCCGTCGATGCGTCGACGCCGGTCGTCGTGGTGATACACGGCGGATTCTGGAGCGGGCAGTACGGATCGAACCTCGGCACCCAATTCGCGCGCGCTGTCGCGGGAGCCGGCGCGGTGGCGTGGAACATCGAGTACAGACGTGTCGGCGCGGGCGGGCACTGGCCGGAGATGCAGTCCGACGTCCTCGCAGCTCTCGACGTCGTCGCCGGTGCGGTGCAACACCACGCCCCGGCCGGCATCGACGACGTTCGCGTCATCGGACACTCCGCAGGCGGGCACCTGGCAGTGTGGCTCGGCGGCGAAACGAGTACGACAGTGCGGCCGTCGCGCATCGTCTCGCAGGCCGGTGTCCTCGACCTGGAGCCGCGTGGTGCGTCGGGTCGAACCAATCCGGCGGTCGAGGCGTTGCTGCAGGCTCGATACGAGGACGACCCCGCGCTGTACCGATCGGCCTCGCCTGCTGCCCGTGCACCCATCGGTATCCGGACGATCTGCCTGCACGGGTCCGAGGACGTCCAGGTCCCGGCGGTGCAGAGCGAGCGGTACGTCGAGACGGCGAGAGCAGCCGGAGACGACGCGCTGCTGACGATGGTCCCCGGCGAGGACCACTTCGCGTTCCTGAACCCGGATTCGCGGTGTTGGGCACTCTCGCTCGACGCCGTGCTGGGCCGAAGCGGCGAGTAATAGGAATGCGCATCGATGCTGCGGCGTTAAACTTCATTCGAACACCGATCCATGTCTCCACAACCGAAACAAGAGAGCAGGCCATAGCCACCACGTGAGTGAACACAGCGAATTTCCCGCCGAGCGTGATGTTCGGTCCACCTTGGAGCTCGCCCCCGAAGCAGTGATGCCACTGCTGGGACAGTCCGACGAGAACCTGCGGGCGCTCGAGCAGATGCTGACGGCAGACATCCACGTACGAGGAAACGCCGTGACGCTCACCGGAAAAGTGGCCGACGTGGCGCTGGCCGAACGGGTGATCTCCGAGTTGGCCGCGCTCGCCAAGCGCGCCCAGCCGCTGACTCCCGACGCCGTCCGCCGCTCGATCGCCATGCTCACCGAGGGCGTGTCCGATTCGCCCGCCGAGGTCCTGAGCTTGGACATTCTCTCGCGTCGCGGCAAGACGATCCGGCCCAAAACGCTGAACCAGAAGCGGTACGTGGACGCGATCGACGCCAACACCATCGTGTTCGGCATCGGACCTGCCGGTACCGGCAAGACATACCTCGCGATGGCCAAGGCCGTTCAGGCATTGCAGACCAAACAGGTCAGCCGCATCATCCTGACGCGTCCGGCAGTGGAAGCGGGCGAGCGCCTCGGCTTTCTGCCCGGTACCTTGCACGAGAAGATCGACCCGTACCTGCGCCCGCTGCACGACGCGTTGCACGACATGATGGACGACGAAGCGATCCCCAAGCTGATGCAAGCAGGGGTCATCGAGGTCGCCCCGCTCGCGTACATGCGCGGTCGTACGCTCAACGACGCGTTCATCATTCTCGACGAGGCGCAGAACACCACGGCCGAGCAGATGAAGATGTTTCTGACGCGTCTGGGGTTCGGCTCGAAGATCGTGGTCACCGGCGACGTCACCCAGGTCGACCTTCCGGGTGGCGCAAAATCGGGATTGCGTGCCGCATCCGAGATTCTCACCGACCTCGACGACATCCACTTCGCGCAGCTCACCAGCAGCGACGTGGTGCGGCATCGCCTGGTCTCGGAAATCGTCGACGCATACGAGCGCTTCGAGTCGGCATCGGAAGGTGTGATTCCCAACCGCGAGCAACGCCGCAGCGGTGGACCGCGTTCGGCGAGAAGATGATTCAGGTGTACGAAACGACAGGCAACGAGAGCGTGGGTAGTGGCTAGATGAGTATCGAAGTGTCCAACGAGTCGGGGATGGACATCTCCGAACCCGAGCTGGTCTCGGTCGCACGGTTCGCGATCGCCGGCATGGACGTGCATCCCGCCGCAGAACTGTCGATGGTGCTGGTGGATTCGGCCACGATGGCGGACCTGCACATGCGGTGGATGGATCTGCCCGGCCCCACCGACGTGATGTCGTTTCCGATGGACGAGCTCGAGCCGGGCGGTCGTCCCGATGCGCCCGAACCCGGACCGGCGATGCTCGGCGACATCGTGCTGTGCCCGTCGTTCGCTGCGGATCAGGCTGCTGCTGCGGGCCATTCGCTCGAGCACGAGCTCGCATTGCTGACGGTGCACGGAGTGCTGCATCTGCTCGGCTACGACCACGCCGAGCCGGACGAAGAAAAAGAAATGTTCGAGCTGCAGAACCGTCTGCTCGCCGAATGGTACGAGGATGCCAGGCGGGCCGAGCAGGCTGCAGAACAGGCTGCCCGCGATGCACGGTTGCTCGGCAAAGCCGGTTTCGTCGACGGTGTCGATCGGTGATGTGCCTGTTGGGACCGGTCGAAGTGCGGGGTTCTCACGCGTGAGCAGTGCTGTTGCACTCATCGTTTTTGCTGTCCTTCTGGTGCCTCTCGGTGGGCTGTTCGCCGCCGTCGATTCCGCGCTGAACACTGTGTCGCGTGCGCGGATCGACGACATGGTCAAGGACGAGCGACCGGGTGCCACCGGCCTCGTCGTCGTGGTCGCCGACCGCCCGCGCTACGTCAACTTGATGGTGTTGCTGCGCATCCTGTGCGAAATCGGCGGCACCGTCCTGCTCGCGGGCGGCCTGACTCAGCTGATCGATTCGACGACGGCCCTGGTCATCACCGCAGTGGTCATGGTGCTGGTCAGCTACGTCGTGATCGGTGTCGGACCGCGAACCCTCGGCCGGCAGAACGCGTACTCGATCGCTCTTGCGGCAGCGTTTCCGCTGCGCGCGCTCGGGTGGCTCCTCGGACCGATCAGCAGGCTGCTCATTCTCATCGGTAACGCGATCACCCCGGGTAAGGGATTTCGCAACGGCCCGTTCGCATCCGAGATCGAACTGCGCGAGTTGGTGGACATGGCCCGCGAGCGCGGCGTCGTGGCCGACGACGAGCGGCGGATGATTCAATCCGTGTTCGAGTTGGGGGACACCTCCGCCCGTGAGGTCATGGTCCCGCGGCCCGAGATGGTGTGGATCGAGTCGGACAAGTCGGCCGGCCAGGCCACGTCGTTGGCCGTACGCAGTGGACACTCGCGCATCCCGGTGATCGGCGAGAATGTGGACGACGTGGTCGGCGTCGTCTACCTCAAAGACCTTGTGCAGCAAACGTATTACTCCACCGATGGTGGCCGCGGGGTGCAGGTGTCCGAGCTGATGCGTCCGGCCGTGTTCGTTCCCGACTCCAAGGCACTCGACAGTCTGCTCGCCGAGATGCAGCGCGATCGAAACCACATGGCCCTGTTGGTCGACGAATACGGAGGCATCGCAGGCCTGGTGACCATCGAGGACGTCATCGAGGAAATCGTCGGTGAGATCGCCGACGAATACGACTCCGACGAAGTTGCGCCCATCGAGGAGCTCGACGACGGACGGTATCGGGTGTCCTCGCGAGTGCCGCTCGAAGACCTCGGCGAGATCTTCGGGATCGAGATCGAATCCGAGGAGGTCGACACCGTCGGCGGACTGCTCGGACACGAGCTGGGCCGCGTGCCGCTGCCCGGTGCTCAGGTGATGACCCACGGACTGCTGCTGCGCGGTGAAGGTGGGGCCGACCCCAAGGGGCGCGTCCGCATCACCACCGTGCTGGTCGAAAAGATCGAACCCGACGAAGAATCCACCGAGGACGACGACTCGTCGGACGTCACTCACCAACACTGAAATCTGGAGGTGCTCTTTTGTCCGAGCAGAACAACGGTGAGTTCCGATCCGGATTCG
The nucleotide sequence above comes from Rhodococcoides fascians A25f. Encoded proteins:
- a CDS encoding hemolysin family protein, coding for MSSAVALIVFAVLLVPLGGLFAAVDSALNTVSRARIDDMVKDERPGATGLVVVVADRPRYVNLMVLLRILCEIGGTVLLAGGLTQLIDSTTALVITAVVMVLVSYVVIGVGPRTLGRQNAYSIALAAAFPLRALGWLLGPISRLLILIGNAITPGKGFRNGPFASEIELRELVDMARERGVVADDERRMIQSVFELGDTSAREVMVPRPEMVWIESDKSAGQATSLAVRSGHSRIPVIGENVDDVVGVVYLKDLVQQTYYSTDGGRGVQVSELMRPAVFVPDSKALDSLLAEMQRDRNHMALLVDEYGGIAGLVTIEDVIEEIVGEIADEYDSDEVAPIEELDDGRYRVSSRVPLEDLGEIFGIEIESEEVDTVGGLLGHELGRVPLPGAQVMTHGLLLRGEGGADPKGRVRITTVLVEKIEPDEESTEDDDSSDVTHQH